One region of Vigna angularis cultivar LongXiaoDou No.4 chromosome 10, ASM1680809v1, whole genome shotgun sequence genomic DNA includes:
- the LOC108335617 gene encoding transcription initiation factor TFIID subunit 1 isoform X1, with protein sequence MGYDSASPSQDGRDEDDEEEYEESGKGNRFLGFMFGNVDNSGDLDVDYLDEDAKEHLSALADKLGPSLTDIDLSGKSPQTPPDVVEQDCDEKAEDAVDYEDIDEEYDGPETEAANEEDYLLPKKEFFSAEASVCMESKASVFDDENYDEESEKEQDFLNEDSKPDNISLLEEQEETLVEASKEESALERELHVDSLQSEELDADIQKPEEEGTEVQKRSMAMPLPVLCVEDGVAILRFSEIFGIHEPLRKGEKREHRQPITRDRYKSLDFTDDFVEEDEEEFLKGSSQSLSQTKQVSVVHNDVSESNDVDLEFPKFGFLHTEPSVARKDDHQSKDSCHSAEPMKGDFEEDLSWKDHPFIWTNFYPLDQQDWEDEIIWGNSPVQSNNNIESCEVSGPELGVSGGSEIEIESGIQNIQLEPHKILEDKDHNVLLSSPVSLEAFGSRDSSEAKTNLISRSLFHPQLLRLESRSEVDSSILADGKEGEISKHNQSGQITRFSKAISKNRDMMEGSWLDEIIWEELDQPVVKPKLIFDLQDDQMHFEVLDSKDGAHLRLHAGAIILTRSSKSSSGDSSEVPGHGSQYGWRYVSNDKHYSNRKTSQQLKSNSKKRSAHGVKVFHSQPALKLQTMKLKLSNKDIANFHRPKALWYPHDNEVAVKEQGKLPTQGPMKIIIKSLGGKGSKLHVDTDETLSTVKAKASKKLDFKASETVKIFYLGRELEDQKSLAEQNVQPNSLLHLVRSKIHLWPKAQRVPGENKSLRPPGAFKKKSDLSVKDGHVFLMEYCEERPLLLSNVGMGARLCTYYQKCSPDDQSGSLLRNTDSSLGHVISLDPADKSPFLGDLKPGCCQSSLETNMYRAPVFPHKVPLTDYLLVRSPKGKLSLRRIDKINVVGQQEPLMEVFSPGSKNLQTYMMNRLLVHMCREFQAAEKRHLPPHIRVDEFLSQFPYQSEASFRKKIKEYANLQRGANGQSILVKKRNFRIWSEDELRKMVLPELVCAYESMQAGLYRLKHLGITETHPTNISSAMSRLPDEAIALAAASHIERELQITPWNLSSNFVACTSQGKENIERMEITGVGDPSGRGMGFSYARAPPKAPVSSAMVKKKAAANRGGSTVTGTDADLRRLSMEAAREVLLKFNVPEEVIAKQTRWHRIAMIRKLSSEQAASGVKVDPTTISKYARGQRMSFLQLQQQTREKCQEIWDRQVQSLSAVNADENESDSEGNSDLDSFAGDLENLLDAEEFEEGEEGTNDLKRDKGDGVKGLKMRRRSTLAQAEEEIEDEAAEAAELCRLLMDDDEADRKKKKKTKVTGEETRLVSKMQSKFAFDNAEQVKQITNSLQLDGNIPLKEDTITDLREFWQEENFGAKKSKSLKVNKAKKNDIAPISLPNKKIKLNMGEGIKNQVFKEKKPSRETFVCGACGQPGHMRTNKNCPKYGEDLETQLESADMEKSSGKPISVDPSSHSQSKTASKKSSSKSNSKITPVDNSAKIPLKFKCGSTEKSSDKPVTETLQNSDKPVTSDSETAKSAKVNKIIIPKKVKPDDTQAESRKHAVVIRPPTESSRGLPADSGRGPPTDTGRGQVDYHKLPIKIRPPTEEQSHKRIVIRRTKEVIDLELDSPGGNTGLQHRKTKRIVELSNFEKQKKQETVYGTGAFPKWNTKEDRRWWEEQEKRRNDARLREEDRARRHHKEEMRMLKEQERLDEIKRFEEDIRREREEEERQKAKKKKKKKKPDLRDEYLDDPRARRHDKRMPERDRSGKRRSVAELGKLSADYMPPTKRRRGGGGEVGLANILEGIVETMVKDRYELSYLFVKPVSKKEAPDYLDIIDTPMDLSRIRERVRNMEYKSREDFRHDVWQITFNAHKYNDGRNPGIPPLADMLLEYCDYLLNENDDSLTSAEAGIETRDS encoded by the exons ATGGGTTACGATTCGGCTAGCCCCTCGCAGGATGGGAGGGACGAAG atgatgaagaagaatatGAGGAGTCTGGCAAGGGTAATCGGTTTCTTGGGTTCATGTTTGGAAATGTAGATAATTCTGGTGATCTCGATGTTGACTATCTTGATGAG GATGCAAAGGAGCATCTTTCTGCATTAGCCGATAAGTTGGGTCCATCACTGACAGATATAGAT TTGTCAGGAAAATCACCACAAACACCACCTGACGTTGTTGAACAAG ACTGTGATGAAAAAGCTGAAGACGCTGTTGATTATGAAGATATTGATGAAGAGTATGATGGTCCAGAGACAGAGGCTGCCAATGAAGAAGACTATTTATTGCcaaaaaaagaatttttctcTGCTGAAGCATCTGTATGTATGGAATCCAAAGCTTCTGTATTTGATGATGAAAATTATGATGAAGAATCTGAGAAGGAGCAAGACTTTCTGAATGAAGATTCTAAACCTGATAATATCTCCTTACTtg AGGAGCAGGAAGAGACTTTGGTAGAGGCATCTAAAGAAGAGAGTGCTCTTGAACGTGAATTACATGTTGACTCACTGCAAAGTGAAGAATTGGATGCCGATATACAAAAACCTGAGGAG GAAGGGACTGAAGTCCAGAAAAGGTCTATGGCTATGCCTTTGCCTGTTTTATGTGTGGAAGATGGTGTGGCAATTTTACGCTTCTCTGAAATCTTTGGCATTCATGAACCTCTCAGAAAGGGAGAAAAGAGAGAACACCGGCAACCTATTACTAGAG ATAGATACAAGTCTTTGGATTTTACTGATGATTTTGTAGAAGAGGATGAAGAGGAATTCCTCAAGGGTTCCTCCCAGAGTCTCTCACAGACTAAACAAGTTTCTGTAGTTCATAATGATGTATCAGAAAGCAACGATGTTGACTTGGAGTTTCCAAAATTTGGGTTTCTTCATACTGAGCCCTCAGTGGCCAGGAAAGATGATCATCAATCAAAGGACTCGTGTCATAGTGCTGAACCAATGAAAGGGGATTTTGAAGAAGACCTTTCCTGGAAAGATCATCCTTTCATATGGACCAACTTTTATCCTCTTGATCAGCAAGACTGGGAAGATGAAATCATTTGGGGCAATTCTCCTGttcaaagtaataataatattgaaagcTGTGAAGTTTCTGGACCTGAGTTGGGAGTTTCTGGTGGCAGTGAAATAGAAATTGAAAGTGGGATCCAGAATATTCAGCTGGAGCCTCACAAGATACTGGAAGATAAAGATCATAATGTCTTACTCAGCTCGCCTGTCTCGTTGGAGGCCTTTGGCTCAAGGGATTCTTCTGAAGCTAAAACCAATCTAATATCTAGAAGTCTTTTTCATCCCCAACTTTTAAGGTTAGAATCCAGATCTGAAGTGGATAGTTCTATTCTTGCAGATGGAAAAGAGGGTGAGATATCTAAACATAATCAAAGTGGTCAAATTACACGTTTTAGCAAGGCTATATCAAAAAATAGAGACATGATGGAGGGTTCCTGGTTAGACGAGATAATATGGGAGGAGCTTGATCAGCCTGTGGTGAAACCAAAGCTTATTTTTGATCTTCAGGATGATCAAATGCACTTCGAAGTTTTGGATAGCAAGGATGGTGCACATCTTCGTCTTCATGCTGGGGCTATAATTTTAACTCGTTCTTCAAAATCAAGCAGTGGGGACTCATCTGAAGTACCAGGACATGGAAGTCAATATGGATGGCGATATGTGTCTAATGACAAACATTATTCAAATCGTAAAACTTCTCAACAATTGAAATCAAATTCCAAAAAACGCTCGGCACATGGTGTCAAAGTTTTCCACTCTCAACCTGCGTTGAAGCTGCAGACAATGAAATTGAAGTTGAGCAA TAAAGATATTGCAAATTTTCACCGGCCAAAAGCATTATGGTATCCCCATGACAATGAGGTTGCTGTCAAAGAACAAGGGAAATTGCCAACACAAGGACCCATGAAGATTATTATAAAGAGTTTGGGTGGCAAGGGGAGTAAATTGCATGTGGATACTGATGAAACTCTCTCAACTGTTAAAGCAAAAGCTTCCAAAAAGCTAG ATTTTAAGGCATCGGAAAcagtgaaaatattttatttagggAGGGAGCTTGAAGATCAGAAGTCACTTGCTGAACAAAATGTTCAACCAAACTCCTTGTTACATCTTGTTCGTTCAAAGATACATTTGTGGCCAAAAGCACAGAGGGTTCCTGGGGAGAACAAGTCCTTGCGTCCTCCTGGGGCATTCAAGAAAAAATCTGATCTGTCTGTAAAAGACGGTCATGTTTTTCTGATGGA GTATTGTGAAGAAAGACCTTTACTTTTGAGCAATGTTGGAATGGGTGCAAGACTTTGTACATACTATCAAAAATGCTCACCAGATGACCAATCTGGCTCTTTATTACGTAACACAGATAGTAGCTTGGGGCACGTTATTTCTCTGGATCCTGCAGATAAATCTCCGTTCCTTGGAGATTTGAAACCTGGTTGCTGTCAGTCATCACTAGAGACAAATATGTATAGAGCACCCGTATTTCCTCATAAAGTTCCACTAACTGACTACCTGCTGGTTCGCTCACCAAAGGGAAAGCTATCATTAAGGCgcattgataaaattaatgttgTTGGACAGCAG GAGCCACTCATGGAGGTATTTTCACCAGGAAGTAAAAATCTTCAGACTTACATGATGAACAGGCTGTTGGTACACATGTGCCGTGAATTCCAAGCAGCAGAGAAGCGGCACTTGCCTCCTCATATCCGTGTTGATGAATTTCTCTCACAGTTTCCTTACCAATCGGAAGCATCATTTCGTAAGAAAATCAAGGAATATGCAAATTTACAG AGGGGAGCAAATGGACAGTCGATTTTGGTTAAAAAGAGAAATTTCCGCATTTGGTCAGAGGATGAATTGAGAAAAATGGTTCTGCCGGAGCTT GTTTGTGCCTATGAAAGCATGCAAGCAGGCCTCTACCGACTAAAACATTTAGGAATAACTGAAACACACCCTACAAATATTTCGTCTGCAATGAGTCGGCTTCCTGATGAAGCAATAGCATTGGCTGCTGCATCACACATTGAGAGGGAACTGCAGATTACTCCTTGGAACTTGAGTAGCAATTTTGTTGCTTGTACAAGCCAG GGTAAGGAAAATATTGAACGAATGGAAATTACTGGTGTTGGTGATCCTTCTGGTCGAGGCATGGGTTTCAGCTATGCTCGGGCACCTCCAAAGGCACCAGTGTCTAGTGCAATGGTGAAGAAGAAAGCAGCTGCTAACCGTGGAGGTTCCACTGTTACTGGTACAGATGCTGATCTGCGTAGATTAAGCATGGAGGCTGCACGAGAG GTTCTTCTTAAGTTCAATGTTCCTGAGGAAGTCATTGCTAAACAAACCAGGTGGCATCGCATTGCTATGATACGTAAACTTTCAAGTGAGCAAGCTGCATCTGGGGTCAAGGTTGATCCGACAACTATCAGCAAATATGCTCGTGGCCAGCGAATGTCCTTTCTTCAGTTACAGCAGCAGACTAGAGAAAAATGCCAGGAGATTTGGGATCGACAAGTTCAGAGTCTGTCGGCTGTAAATGCTGATGAGAATGAGAGTGATTCGGAAGGTAATAGTGATCTGGATTCTTTTGCTGGAGACCTGGAAAATTTACTTGATGCTGAGGAGTTTGAAGAGGGAGAAGAAGGTACAAATGACTTAAAACGTGACAAGGGAGACGGTGTTAAGGGTCTTAAAATGAGAAGACGCTCAACTTTGGCTCAGGCAGAGGAGGAAATAGAAGATGAAGCCGCTGAGGCTGCTGAATTGTGCAGGTTGCTCATGGATG ATGATGAAGCtgataggaagaaaaagaagaaaactaaaGTAACTGGGGAAGAAACAAGATTGGTATCAAAGATGCAATCAAAATTTGCCTTCGACAATGCTGAACAAGTTAAGCAAATAACAAATAGTTTACAATTAGATGGAAATATTCCCTTGAAAGAGGACACGATTACAGATCTTAGGGAG tTTTGGCAGGAGGAAAATTTTGGTGCCAAAAAAAGTAAATCACTGAAGGTCAATAAAGCCAAGAAGAATGATATTGCACCTATTTCTCTTcccaataaaaaaatcaaattgaatatgGGAGAAGGAATTAAG AACCAGGTGTTTAAGGAGAAAAAACCATCAAGGGAAACTTTTGTTTGTGGAGCATGTGGTCAG CCTGGGCATATGCGAACAAACAAGAACTGTCCAAAATATGGTGAAGATCTTGAAACTCAACTTGAATCTGCAGATATGGAAAAATCATCTGGGAAACCCATATCTGTGGACCCCTCCAGTCACTCCCAGTCTAAAACCGCCTCCAAAAAGTCAAGTTCGAAAAGCAACTCAAAGATTACTCCTGTTGACAATTCGGCAAAAATTCCACTGAAATTCAAATGTGGCTCCACAGAGAAATCTTCTGATAAACCTGTAACAGAGACCCTGCAGAACTCTGACAAACCAGTCACTTCGGATTCAGAAACTGCAAAGTCTGCTAAGgttaataagataattattcCCAAAAAAGTGAAACCAGATGATACACAGGCTGAATCTCGTAAGCATGCTGTTGTTATAAGGCCTCCTACTGAATCAAGTAGAGGGCTTCCTGCCGATTCAGGTAGAGGGCCTCCTACTGATACAGGCAGAGGTCAGGTTGATTATCACAAGTTACCAATTAAAATACGACCACCAACAGAGGAGCAAAGTCACAAAAGGATTGTTATAAGACGTACGAAGGAGGTTATTGATTTAGAACTGGATAGTCCTGGTGGAAACACTGGACTTCAACACAGAAAGACAAAAAGAATTGTTGAATTGTCAAATTTtgagaaacaaaagaaacagGAGACCGTGTATGGAACTGGAGCTTTTCCAAAATGGAACACTAAAGAGGACAGAAGATGGTGGGAAGAGCAAGAGAAACGAAGAAATGATGCAAGACTTCGAGAAGAAGACAGAGCAAGGAGGCATCACAAAGAAGAAATGAGGATGCTCAAAGAGCAAGAAAggttagatgaaataaaaagatTCGAAGAAGATATCAGAAGAGAGAGGGAGGAAGAAGAACGGCAAaaggctaagaagaaaaagaagaagaaaaagccTGATTTAAGAGATGAGTATTTAGATGATCCCAGAGCAAGAAGACATGATAAGAGAATGCCTGAAAGAGACAGGAGTGGAAAAAGGAGATCTGTTGCTGAGTTAGGAAAGCTTAGTGCAGATTATATGCCGCCAACAAAACGCCGAAGAGGGGGAGGGGGAGAG GTTGGTTTGGCAAATATCTTGGAGGGCATTGTGGAAACGATGGTTAAAGATAGGTACGAGCTATCTTATCTTTTCGTGAAACCAGTGTCGAAGAAAGAGGCTCCTGACTACCTGGACATTATAGATACGCCTATGGATCTTTCCAGAATCAGGGAGAGAGTACGGAACATGGAGTACAAGAGCCGAGAAGATTTCAGGCATGACGTTTGGCAGATTACTTTTAATGCACACAAATACAACGACGGTAGAAATCCTGGAATTCCTCCCCTTGCAGATATGCTTTTGGAATATTGTGATTATTTGTTGAATGAGAATGATGATAGCCTCACTTCAGCAGAAGCTGGCATTGAAACTAGAGATTCCTAA